A genomic stretch from Terriglobia bacterium includes:
- a CDS encoding class I SAM-dependent rRNA methyltransferase produces the protein MKRERPLEVRVAPHGVRRLEAGHPWVFRDDVAAPAAIGHGELVRVLSARGAPLGYAFYSRASKIALRVVRRDDVPPDRDFWSSRLDGALVHRKRFASGCTALRLIFGESDGFPGLVADLYGSHLVVQALTPGAERLLDTVLDLLEARMSLESVLARNDPSVRELEGLPREVRQIRGTTPPEIEVQEGPVRYVVDCFRGQKTGAYLDQRENRLAVAAHSGGRTLDVFCYHGLFALHAAMRGGEVEVIDVSHDAIARAQANAQRNGLAGLNFAVGNAFDELRDRDRRGEKYDLIVLDPPAFAKSRADVPEARRGYKEINLRAMRLLRPGGILATSSCSYHMSETDLVALLAGAAADVGRSFRVVERREQSKDHAAPARLRRPNVHARAHAPPPEWAAPRRARQ, from the coding sequence GTGAAGCGCGAGCGTCCCCTCGAGGTCCGCGTCGCTCCGCACGGGGTCCGGCGCCTCGAGGCGGGGCACCCTTGGGTGTTTCGCGACGACGTGGCGGCCCCGGCCGCGATCGGGCACGGCGAACTCGTGCGCGTCCTATCCGCTCGCGGCGCACCTCTGGGATATGCGTTCTACTCGAGAGCGTCGAAGATCGCCCTGCGCGTGGTCCGTCGCGACGACGTGCCGCCCGATCGGGATTTCTGGAGCTCGCGGCTCGACGGCGCTCTCGTGCACCGGAAGCGGTTCGCGAGCGGGTGCACGGCGCTCAGGCTGATCTTCGGCGAGAGCGATGGTTTCCCGGGTCTCGTCGCCGACCTCTACGGCTCGCATCTCGTCGTCCAGGCCCTCACCCCGGGCGCCGAGCGCCTGCTCGACACGGTGCTCGACCTCCTGGAGGCCAGGATGTCCCTCGAGTCGGTTCTCGCGCGGAACGACCCCTCCGTGCGAGAGCTCGAAGGGTTGCCGCGTGAGGTTCGGCAGATCCGCGGAACGACTCCGCCCGAAATCGAGGTGCAGGAAGGTCCGGTTCGGTACGTCGTGGACTGCTTTCGGGGGCAGAAGACCGGGGCTTACCTCGACCAGCGCGAGAACCGACTCGCGGTCGCGGCGCACTCCGGCGGCAGGACGCTGGACGTGTTCTGCTACCACGGGCTGTTCGCGCTGCACGCGGCGATGCGAGGAGGGGAGGTGGAGGTGATCGACGTCTCGCACGACGCGATCGCGCGGGCACAAGCCAACGCGCAGAGAAACGGCCTGGCCGGCCTGAACTTCGCCGTGGGGAACGCGTTCGACGAGCTGCGCGACCGCGATCGGCGCGGCGAGAAGTACGACCTGATCGTCCTGGATCCGCCCGCGTTCGCGAAGAGCCGCGCCGACGTCCCCGAAGCGCGACGAGGCTACAAGGAGATCAACCTGCGCGCGATGCGGCTTCTGCGCCCGGGCGGGATCCTCGCGACGTCGTCGTGCTCCTACCACATGAGCGAGACCGACCTCGTCGCTCTCCTGGCCGGAGCGGCGGCGGACGTCGGGCGGTCGTTTCGTGTCGTCGAGAGGCGGGAGCAGTCGAAGGATCATGCAGCGCCGGCGCGCCTTCGGCGGCCAAACGTCCACGCACGCGCTCACGCACCTCCACCGGAATGGGCGGCACCGCGGCGAGCCCGGCAGTGA
- a CDS encoding TraR/DksA C4-type zinc finger protein, whose translation MTTKSGKGKSSGSAKPVKTAARKAPAKAPSRTHVVEEKAAKKAAHPTARPAPKPAAPKPTSPRPAAPRPPGPKAAAPKPPAPRPAVVAPAAPARLTKAARRARSKEFERYRALLLERQGELMQAYNDSKGDRRVHPDSGTEDYIDYAVSSYAKEFLLSLSEMDRKQLLLVKEALDRVERGEYGRCQQCAEEISRKRLEVAPWARYCLRCQDLEEQGLLPQNPTRIDADAGEDEEPEDLPAAELEEELETEEVGDLEEDPLGDTDEEAGEAEEE comes from the coding sequence ATGACTACCAAGAGCGGCAAGGGAAAGTCGTCCGGAAGCGCCAAGCCCGTCAAGACCGCCGCCCGCAAGGCCCCGGCAAAGGCCCCTTCCCGGACCCATGTCGTCGAGGAGAAGGCGGCAAAAAAGGCCGCTCACCCAACGGCCCGACCGGCGCCCAAGCCCGCGGCGCCGAAGCCCACCTCACCCAGGCCGGCCGCGCCGAGGCCTCCCGGGCCCAAGGCCGCCGCGCCGAAGCCTCCGGCGCCGAGGCCCGCCGTAGTGGCTCCGGCAGCTCCCGCTCGGCTCACCAAGGCCGCGCGACGCGCCAGGAGCAAGGAGTTCGAGCGCTACCGCGCGCTCCTGCTCGAGCGGCAGGGGGAGCTGATGCAGGCCTACAACGACTCGAAGGGCGACCGAAGGGTCCATCCCGACAGCGGGACCGAGGACTATATCGACTATGCGGTCAGCTCCTATGCGAAGGAGTTCCTCCTGTCGCTCAGCGAGATGGACCGCAAGCAGCTCCTCCTCGTGAAGGAGGCGCTCGACCGCGTCGAGCGGGGCGAATACGGCCGTTGCCAGCAGTGCGCCGAAGAGATCAGCCGCAAGCGCCTCGAGGTCGCCCCATGGGCCCGCTACTGCCTCCGCTGCCAGGATCTGGAGGAGCAGGGGCTCCTCCCGCAGAATCCCACCCGAATCGACGCCGATGCGGGGGAGGACGAGGAGCCCGAGGATCTCCCCGCAGCCGAACTCGAAGAGGAGTTGGAGACCGAGGAGGTCGGGGACCTCGAGGAAGACCCCCTCGGCGACACGGACGAGGAAGCCGGGGAAGCCGAGGAGGAGTAG